The following proteins are co-located in the Deltaproteobacteria bacterium genome:
- a CDS encoding fructose-bisphosphatase class II family protein, translating to GITDLNRVYTLDDLASSDVMFAATGVTFGDFLRGVRFFSGGAYTQSVVMRSRSRTTRIIDTTHYFEFKPKYE from the coding sequence TGGGGATCACCGACCTGAACCGCGTCTACACCCTCGACGACCTGGCAAGCAGCGACGTGATGTTCGCCGCCACCGGGGTCACCTTCGGCGATTTCCTGAGGGGCGTCCGGTTCTTCAGCGGCGGCGCGTACACCCAGTCCGTCGTGATGCGCTCCCGCTCGCGCACCACCCGCATCATCGACACGACGCACTACTTCGAGTTCAAACCGAAGTACGAATAA
- a CDS encoding 4Fe-4S binding protein — protein sequence MTREDKVTATGRIEIDFERCKACELCVPACPKACIGMGTAINRQGYASAVFERPDDCTGCAICAETCPDACILVWR from the coding sequence ATAACGAGGGAGGACAAGGTTACGGCGACGGGGCGGATCGAGATCGATTTCGAGCGGTGCAAGGCGTGTGAGCTGTGCGTTCCCGCCTGCCCGAAGGCGTGCATCGGAATGGGCACGGCCATCAACCGGCAGGGATACGCGTCCGCCGTCTTCGAGCGTCCCGACGACTGCACGGGGTGCGCGATCTGCGCCGAGACGTGCCCCGACGCGTGCATCCTGGTGTGGCGATGA
- a CDS encoding 3-methyl-2-oxobutanoate dehydrogenase subunit VorB, producing MSTLAASPSKRILTKGNEAICLGAVAAGCRHYYGYPITPQNDIPEYMAAHLPALGGTFLQAESEVATINFILGTSASGKRVMTSSSGPGISLMQEGLSYMAGSELPAVIVNISRSGPGLGGIAPSQGDYFQAVKGGGHGGYRLIVLAPHSVQEMYTLTMLAFDLADKYRTPAMILGDAIVGQMKEPFVASPYDPPATVEKPWALTGCAGRERRNVKSLHLKDNAIEIHNWKLHEKYERIRKDEARAESYMLDGATIAIVAFGTAARVSKTAIQWARKEGIAAGMLRPITLFPFPGREVFELARKVDVLLVIEMNTGQMVEDVRQCTPLHDRIAFLGKPCAMPTPEEILEHIRLLVGRKG from the coding sequence ATGAGCACGCTGGCGGCGTCCCCGTCGAAGCGAATCCTCACCAAGGGGAACGAGGCGATCTGCCTCGGGGCCGTCGCGGCCGGGTGCCGTCACTATTACGGCTACCCGATCACCCCGCAAAACGACATCCCCGAATACATGGCGGCGCACCTGCCCGCACTCGGAGGAACGTTTCTGCAGGCCGAGAGCGAAGTGGCGACGATCAACTTCATCCTCGGAACCTCCGCCTCCGGGAAGCGGGTGATGACTTCCTCCTCGGGCCCCGGGATCTCCCTCATGCAGGAAGGGCTCTCCTACATGGCGGGGTCCGAACTGCCCGCGGTGATCGTCAACATTTCCCGATCGGGTCCGGGCCTTGGCGGCATCGCCCCCTCCCAAGGGGACTACTTCCAGGCGGTCAAGGGCGGCGGCCACGGCGGGTACCGGCTGATCGTCCTCGCGCCGCACTCGGTCCAGGAGATGTACACCCTGACCATGCTCGCCTTTGACCTGGCGGACAAGTACCGCACTCCCGCCATGATCCTCGGGGACGCCATCGTCGGCCAGATGAAGGAACCGTTCGTCGCGTCCCCCTATGATCCGCCGGCGACGGTGGAGAAACCGTGGGCGCTGACCGGCTGCGCCGGCCGCGAGCGCCGGAACGTGAAGTCCCTTCACCTTAAGGACAACGCCATCGAGATCCACAACTGGAAGCTGCACGAAAAGTACGAGCGGATTCGCAAGGACGAGGCGAGGGCGGAGTCGTACATGCTCGACGGCGCCACGATCGCGATCGTGGCGTTCGGGACCGCGGCCCGCGTGAGCAAAACGGCCATCCAGTGGGCCCGCAAGGAGGGGATCGCCGCCGGGATGCTGCGTCCGATCACGCTCTTCCCGTTCCCCGGGCGGGAGGTGTTCGAACTGGCGAGGAAGGTCGATGTCCTGCTGGTCATCGAAATGAACACCGGGCAGATGGTGGAGGATGTGCGGCAGTGCACGCCGCTTCACGACCGGATCGCGTTTCTGGGCAAGCCGTGCGCCATGCCCACCCCCGAGGAGATCCTCGAACACATCCGCCTGCTGGTAGGGAGGAAGGGATGA
- a CDS encoding thiamine pyrophosphate-dependent enzyme, which translates to MSAPGKVGFSKAVYTRPRSLVDVKTHFCPGCHHGTIHKIVAECIDRYGLREKTIGVACVGCSVFLYDYIDVDVVESPHGRAPAVATGVKRAQPDKFVFTYQGDGDLAAIGTSEVIHAANRGENLSVIFVNNTTYGMTGGQMAPTTMLGQKTSTTPYGRDFRVDGYPIRMAELLAGLEGTAYSARVAVSTPAQIRKAKEAVRKAFEMQIGGMGFSIVEFLSTCPANWGMKPLDAQKRVLGEMSEYYPLGVFKERKQADCA; encoded by the coding sequence ATGAGCGCCCCCGGGAAGGTCGGGTTTTCGAAGGCGGTGTACACACGGCCCCGGAGCCTGGTCGACGTCAAGACCCACTTCTGCCCGGGCTGCCACCACGGGACGATCCACAAGATCGTCGCGGAGTGCATCGACCGGTACGGTCTCCGGGAGAAGACGATCGGCGTCGCGTGCGTCGGGTGCTCCGTCTTCCTGTACGACTACATCGACGTGGACGTGGTCGAGTCGCCGCACGGGCGCGCCCCCGCGGTGGCGACCGGCGTCAAGCGCGCGCAGCCCGACAAGTTCGTCTTCACCTACCAGGGGGACGGCGACCTGGCGGCGATCGGAACGTCGGAGGTCATTCACGCGGCGAATCGCGGGGAGAATCTTTCCGTGATCTTCGTGAACAACACGACGTATGGAATGACCGGGGGCCAGATGGCGCCCACCACCATGCTCGGGCAGAAGACCTCCACCACCCCGTACGGACGCGATTTCCGCGTCGACGGCTATCCGATCCGGATGGCCGAACTTCTGGCCGGCCTCGAGGGGACGGCCTACTCCGCCCGGGTCGCGGTCTCCACCCCCGCCCAGATCCGGAAGGCGAAGGAGGCGGTCCGGAAGGCGTTCGAGATGCAGATCGGCGGGATGGGGTTCTCCATCGTCGAGTTCCTCTCCACCTGCCCGGCGAACTGGGGGATGAAGCCGCTGGACGCGCAGAAGCGGGTGCTCGGGGAGATGTCGGAATATTATCCGCTGGGCGTTTTCAAGGAGCGGAAGCAGGCGGACTGCGCGTGA
- a CDS encoding 2-oxoacid:acceptor oxidoreductase family protein, producing MRVTGDIIMAGFGGQGILMIGNLLAITAMEEGKHVTYFPAYGVEMRGGTANCTVVVSDEEIGSPVVGRPKGLLIMNGPSMEKFLPMLAPGGDLIINSSLVEERQVTRNDIRLLAVPADDIARNQIGSRQMASMVALGAYVVRSGIVKLKTVFDCLPKVISKKYEKFIPLNINALKEGAALAGFHA from the coding sequence CTGCGCGTGACGGGCGACATCATCATGGCTGGCTTCGGCGGCCAGGGGATCCTGATGATCGGGAACCTGCTGGCCATCACGGCGATGGAAGAGGGGAAACACGTCACCTACTTCCCCGCGTACGGGGTGGAGATGCGGGGCGGCACGGCGAACTGCACGGTGGTCGTCTCCGACGAGGAGATCGGCTCTCCCGTGGTCGGGCGCCCGAAGGGGCTTCTCATCATGAACGGCCCCTCGATGGAGAAGTTCCTCCCCATGCTCGCGCCGGGCGGGGACCTGATCATCAACAGTTCCCTGGTCGAGGAACGGCAGGTGACCCGGAACGACATCCGGCTTCTGGCGGTCCCCGCGGACGACATCGCCCGCAACCAGATCGGCAGCCGGCAGATGGCGTCGATGGTCGCCCTCGGGGCGTACGTCGTCCGGTCCGGCATCGTGAAGCTCAAGACGGTGTTCGATTGCCTTCCGAAGGTGATCTCGAAGAAGTACGAAAAGTTCATCCCCCTGAACATCAACGCATTGAAGGAAGGAGCCGCCCTTGCCGGATTTCACGCGTGA
- a CDS encoding cupin domain-containing protein — translation MPDFTRDETMDDVLSEVARESGEPERPAGDPEVPVGEHVRAFRETMGMTVQQFAERTGFSAALLTQIENRMVSPSLGTLVKIANTFGTTVSSFIGGKEEREFSIVRKEDRTTVSRVGLKEGGKSTYTYESLGAGKAGRKMEPFLVRLQPLSEPPTARSAHDGEEFLYVLSGKVTVCLGNLSDVLEEGDSAYYNSTIPHHVHSADEREALILAVIHAGA, via the coding sequence TTGCCGGATTTCACGCGTGACGAGACGATGGACGACGTCCTGTCCGAAGTGGCCAGGGAGTCGGGGGAACCGGAAAGGCCGGCGGGAGATCCCGAGGTCCCGGTGGGGGAGCACGTGCGGGCGTTCCGGGAGACGATGGGCATGACCGTGCAGCAGTTCGCCGAAAGGACCGGATTCTCCGCCGCGCTTCTGACGCAGATCGAGAACCGGATGGTCTCGCCATCCCTCGGGACGCTCGTGAAGATCGCCAATACGTTCGGAACCACCGTCTCCTCGTTCATCGGCGGAAAGGAGGAGCGGGAGTTCTCCATCGTCCGGAAGGAAGACCGCACCACCGTCTCCCGCGTCGGCCTCAAGGAAGGCGGGAAGTCCACCTACACCTACGAGTCCCTCGGCGCCGGGAAGGCGGGGCGGAAGATGGAACCCTTCCTCGTCCGGCTTCAGCCGCTCTCCGAGCCCCCCACGGCGCGGAGCGCCCACGACGGGGAGGAGTTCCTCTACGTCCTCTCCGGGAAGGTGACGGTGTGCCTCGGGAACCTCTCCGACGTGCTCGAGGAAGGGGACAGCGCCTACTACAATTCCACGATCCCCCACCATGTCCATTCCGCGGACGAACGGGAGGCGCTCATCCTCGCGGTGATCCACGCCGGGGCGTAA
- a CDS encoding 2-hydroxyacyl-CoA dehydratase family protein, with product MAVRGRVVLEGIRFAADVASDPSGVVTLRKAATGGKAVGCLPATPVPELLHAAGLLPIALESPEDLSLLSGQVDAWLVGADPPPFPVPSGGIPRFAFLNVPLGTVEEALDRVEALAEWACAVSGSPASEGALWKSIRAHATRRLFLDALDDRCARESLFLTQEERRDIVRAGIFLPPEAHSRLLSSILGIDPEPPAIPAEGEKGDPLLVLAKRLL from the coding sequence GTGGCGGTACGCGGGCGGGTCGTCCTGGAGGGGATCCGGTTCGCGGCGGATGTCGCATCCGACCCCTCCGGCGTCGTGACCCTCCGGAAAGCCGCCACCGGCGGGAAAGCCGTCGGCTGTCTCCCGGCGACTCCCGTCCCCGAACTCCTGCATGCCGCCGGCCTGTTGCCGATCGCCCTCGAATCCCCGGAAGATCTTTCCCTGTTGTCCGGACAGGTCGACGCGTGGCTGGTCGGGGCGGATCCCCCCCCGTTCCCCGTTCCCTCGGGAGGGATCCCACGCTTCGCATTCCTGAACGTGCCGCTGGGGACCGTCGAAGAAGCGCTGGACCGGGTCGAGGCGTTGGCGGAGTGGGCTTGCGCCGTGTCGGGCTCCCCGGCATCCGAGGGGGCCCTCTGGAAATCGATCCGGGCGCACGCGACCCGGCGGTTGTTCCTTGACGCGCTCGACGATCGGTGCGCCCGGGAGTCCCTGTTCCTGACACAGGAAGAACGCCGCGATATCGTCCGCGCCGGGATCTTCCTTCCCCCCGAGGCGCACTCCCGCCTCCTCTCCTCGATCCTCGGCATCGACCCTGAACCCCCCGCCATCCCCGCGGAAGGGGAGAAGGGCGACCCGCTCCTCGTACTGGCCAAACGGTTGTTGTAA
- a CDS encoding MerR family transcriptional regulator, with product MARVTEETYAIGEISRLVDLSQRTIRYYEEIGLLLSVRRIENGKRVYTDHDVRRLKFINRLKVLGLSLAEMVELEKIYRKQRNNREILPKLLVILDERAAQIDERVAQLVSLKKEIREYQQRLRNKVLRDATQEEPGTTGKEMRS from the coding sequence ATGGCAAGGGTTACCGAGGAAACGTACGCGATCGGCGAGATCAGCCGCCTGGTCGACCTGTCGCAGCGCACGATCCGCTACTACGAGGAGATCGGTCTGTTGCTCAGCGTCCGCCGGATCGAGAACGGCAAGCGCGTCTACACCGACCACGACGTCCGCCGCCTGAAGTTCATCAACCGCCTGAAGGTCCTCGGTCTCTCCCTCGCGGAGATGGTCGAGCTGGAAAAAATCTACCGGAAGCAGCGCAACAACCGGGAGATCCTTCCGAAACTTCTCGTGATCCTCGACGAGCGGGCCGCGCAGATCGACGAGCGCGTCGCCCAGCTCGTGTCGTTGAAGAAAGAGATCCGGGAATACCAGCAGCGCCTGAGGAACAAGGTGCTGCGGGACGCTACCCAGGAAGAACCGGGAACGACCGGAAAGGAGATGCGCTCATGA
- a CDS encoding acetyl-CoA C-acetyltransferase, with protein MKEVVITGAARTAIGSLMGGLSDVSAPRLGAVAIAEAVSRSGIRKEDVEQVIMGNVLSAGVGQAPARQAGIYAGIPVSAGALTINKMCGSGLKAVMLAAQSVATEEFEVQVAGGMESMSQAPYLLKKARSGYRMGNDTIYDHLIIDGLWDVYNDIHMGNCAETLAKEHKITREDQDAFAASSYTRALSAIKNGKFAKEIVPVPVPQRKGDPVPFLVDEEPGRGNVAKLSTLRTVFVKNGTVTAGNASTINDGAAALVVMSSDAAKRLGAKPLARIVGYATASLEPVWFTIAPVDAIRKLLQKTGVAKEKVGLFEINEAFAGVTIAAIRGLSLDPERVNVNGGAVALGHPVGCSGARILTTLLYAMADRGERYGVASLCIGGGEAVAVMVERLGAQ; from the coding sequence ATGAAGGAAGTCGTCATCACCGGAGCCGCAAGAACCGCCATCGGGTCGCTGATGGGGGGGCTGTCCGATGTATCGGCGCCCCGGCTCGGCGCCGTCGCGATCGCGGAGGCGGTTTCCCGAAGCGGGATCCGCAAGGAGGACGTGGAGCAGGTGATCATGGGGAACGTCCTCTCCGCGGGGGTCGGCCAGGCGCCCGCCCGCCAGGCCGGAATCTACGCCGGCATCCCGGTCTCCGCCGGTGCGCTCACCATCAACAAGATGTGTGGGTCCGGCCTCAAGGCCGTCATGCTCGCCGCCCAGTCCGTGGCCACGGAAGAGTTCGAGGTCCAGGTCGCCGGGGGGATGGAGTCGATGAGCCAGGCGCCGTACCTGTTGAAAAAGGCCCGTTCCGGATACCGGATGGGAAACGACACCATCTACGACCACCTGATCATCGACGGCCTTTGGGATGTCTACAACGACATCCACATGGGGAATTGCGCGGAGACCCTGGCGAAGGAACACAAGATCACGCGCGAGGATCAGGACGCGTTCGCGGCCTCCTCGTACACGCGTGCCCTTTCCGCCATCAAGAACGGGAAATTCGCCAAGGAGATCGTCCCGGTCCCGGTCCCACAGCGCAAGGGGGACCCGGTGCCGTTCCTGGTGGACGAGGAGCCTGGACGCGGGAACGTGGCGAAGTTGTCCACCCTCCGGACCGTATTCGTGAAGAACGGCACCGTCACCGCCGGGAACGCCTCGACGATCAACGACGGGGCGGCGGCTCTGGTGGTGATGTCTTCGGACGCGGCAAAACGTCTCGGGGCGAAGCCGCTGGCGCGCATCGTCGGATACGCGACGGCCTCCCTCGAACCGGTCTGGTTCACGATCGCACCGGTGGACGCGATCCGGAAGCTTCTTCAGAAAACCGGCGTCGCGAAGGAGAAGGTCGGGCTCTTCGAAATCAACGAGGCGTTCGCGGGGGTGACGATCGCCGCCATCCGGGGGCTGTCGCTGGATCCCGAGCGCGTGAACGTGAACGGCGGCGCGGTGGCGCTGGGGCACCCCGTCGGCTGCTCGGGGGCCCGGATCCTCACTACGCTCCTGTACGCGATGGCCGACCGGGGGGAGCGGTACGGAGTCGCCTCCCTTTGCATCGGCGGGGGAGAGGCCGTCGCCGTGATGGTCGAGAGGCTGGGGGCACAATGA
- a CDS encoding 3-hydroxybutyryl-CoA dehydrogenase, which yields MSVSKIGVLGAGQMGSGIAQVSLMSGLQVVLNDVSDAVLARSRAGIGKGLDILVRKEKITAQEKERALSGLQTTTDFAGFASCDLVVEAATEREELKLSLFRKLDEALPAGRILATNTSSISITKIAAATKRPAQVIGMHFMNPVPLMKLVEVVRGLQTSPETFDATMALARALGKEPVPANDFPGFIANRILMPMINEAVYALMEGVGEAADIDAIMKMGANHPMGPLALADLIGLDTCLEVMNVLQRGLGDSKYRPCPLLRKHVEAGYLGKKTGRGFYTYEKA from the coding sequence ATGAGTGTTTCGAAGATCGGCGTCCTCGGGGCAGGCCAGATGGGGAGCGGGATCGCGCAAGTCTCCCTGATGAGCGGCTTGCAGGTCGTCTTGAACGACGTGTCCGACGCGGTCCTCGCCCGGTCCCGTGCGGGAATCGGGAAGGGGCTCGACATCCTCGTCCGCAAGGAGAAGATCACGGCGCAGGAGAAGGAACGGGCGCTCTCCGGCCTGCAGACGACGACCGATTTCGCCGGCTTCGCCTCCTGCGACCTCGTGGTGGAAGCGGCCACGGAGCGGGAAGAGCTGAAGCTCTCCCTCTTCCGGAAGCTCGACGAGGCGCTCCCCGCGGGGCGGATCCTCGCGACGAACACCTCCTCCATCTCGATCACGAAGATCGCCGCCGCGACGAAGCGTCCGGCACAGGTGATCGGGATGCACTTCATGAATCCGGTCCCCCTCATGAAACTCGTCGAGGTGGTCCGGGGGCTGCAGACGTCGCCGGAAACGTTCGACGCGACGATGGCGCTCGCCCGCGCGCTCGGGAAGGAGCCGGTCCCCGCGAACGACTTTCCCGGGTTCATCGCGAACCGGATCCTCATGCCGATGATCAACGAGGCGGTCTACGCCCTGATGGAAGGTGTCGGGGAGGCCGCCGACATCGACGCGATCATGAAGATGGGGGCGAACCACCCGATGGGGCCGCTGGCGCTGGCGGACCTCATCGGACTCGACACCTGCCTCGAGGTGATGAACGTCCTGCAACGGGGATTGGGAGACTCGAAGTACCGCCCGTGCCCGCTCCTGCGCAAGCACGTCGAGGCCGGCTACCTCGGGAAGAAGACGGGCCGCGGCTTCTACACCTACGAAAAGGCATAA
- a CDS encoding enoyl-CoA hydratase-related protein, whose amino-acid sequence MGYENLLVDVTDRIATVTFNRPKSLNALNPATVRELGAAMEDLSARPDVGAVLLTGAGEKAFIAGADISVIKGFTTLEALDFSLLGQRVLAFIESMSQPVIGVINGFALGGGCEVAMACDLLIAADTARFGQPEVNLGIIPGYGGTQRLPRLVGRNLAKELVLTGEMISAQRAYEIGLVNKVVPAAELMGAAREIAKKILSRGPVAVRTAKMAMNRGLDLDLNNACALEASLFAAGFSTSDREEGIAAFLEKRKANFTGK is encoded by the coding sequence ATGGGATACGAGAACCTGCTGGTCGACGTAACGGATCGGATCGCGACGGTCACCTTCAATCGACCGAAATCGCTGAACGCATTGAATCCCGCGACGGTGCGGGAGCTCGGCGCCGCAATGGAAGACCTCTCGGCGCGGCCGGACGTGGGAGCGGTCCTCCTGACCGGCGCCGGGGAGAAGGCGTTCATCGCGGGGGCCGACATCTCCGTGATCAAAGGGTTCACGACATTGGAGGCGCTCGATTTCTCCCTTCTCGGCCAGCGTGTCCTCGCCTTCATCGAGTCGATGTCCCAGCCGGTCATCGGCGTGATCAACGGCTTCGCGCTGGGCGGGGGGTGCGAGGTGGCGATGGCGTGCGATCTGCTGATCGCCGCGGACACGGCCCGGTTCGGCCAGCCGGAGGTGAACCTCGGGATCATCCCCGGATACGGCGGAACGCAGCGCCTTCCGCGCCTGGTCGGTCGGAACCTCGCGAAGGAGCTGGTCCTCACCGGGGAGATGATCTCCGCGCAACGGGCGTACGAGATCGGCCTGGTGAACAAGGTCGTCCCGGCGGCGGAATTGATGGGCGCGGCGAGGGAGATCGCGAAAAAGATCCTCTCCCGGGGACCCGTGGCCGTCCGCACCGCCAAGATGGCGATGAACCGGGGGCTCGACCTTGATCTGAACAACGCCTGCGCCCTCGAGGCGTCGCTGTTCGCCGCCGGATTTTCCACCTCCGACAGGGAGGAAGGGATCGCCGCGTTCCTCGAAAAGCGGAAAGCGAATTTCACCGGGAAGTGA